In a single window of the Coregonus clupeaformis isolate EN_2021a chromosome 10, ASM2061545v1, whole genome shotgun sequence genome:
- the LOC121575276 gene encoding epidermal growth factor receptor kinase substrate 8-like protein 3 has translation MYRSNSPYGLDSSSYAGSVQSIQSNGYSVDDRSSQISNLSRPSAKSIYMQRKEYADSITKMMDKFQYRVEHLFTCDLDGREVRDVNDCVERLKLLDGMGRVWGQDMVLEVRDGNLLLTDIETKEELESLALSSIVELKAVMDSCVYNSLLTATVKDHSKRTTSVFMFQCEDLRADFIKRDLERVFPHQRDDVSNHSNNRGNLEIMAGHQIVRNLQNAGPPPEQREWTPPEDPSAQWCAPDYDENPTPVPTPTQPMPREEPPPPRKETPVQPLFMEDEPEPALVFPPRPYTETDRNVDIVNHIFNDIEIFMGQVAAAAAKAEKKIKKKKKKKNKGIKGMPPAEEFETCLQKIKCGFNLLGELNGKISNPSAPEFIHCLFSTLAFVVSHCSEELPPTIVAPLLEPECIRLLSEEATPEEDQLWQSLGDAWNIPSTKWPEDDEDIPTYTLEFYDGWKPLEVTHSLPGREPERRQQSQNQSPRSTPEKRSDPLKPPPSRPDEPNPSYMRVMYDFTARNNRELSISKGEVVQLLDMSKKWWRVRSDRGEEGFVPNNSLESQDKEQEKQETSGPPSLTKRSKPDQVKAWLEYKGFSKITVRCLGVLSGSMLLGMTREELKIVCPEEGGRVFFQLQNIKSAMALASEVTPIEP, from the exons TGGCTATTCAGTGGATGATCGGTCATCACAGATATCAAATCTGTCCAGACCAAGTGCCAAGTCAATATACA TGCAGAGGAAGGAGTATGCGGACTCTATCACCAAGATGATGGACAAATTCCAGTACAGAGTAGAG CATCTGTTTACCTGTGACCTGGATGGTAGGGAGGTGCGTGATGTGAATGACTGTGTTGAGAGGCTAAAGCTGCTGGATGGGATGGGCCGGGTGTGGGGGCAGGACATGGTCCTGGAGGTGCGGGATGGGAACCTGCTGCTAACAGACATCGAGACTAAG GAGGAGCTGGAGTCCCTGGCTCTGAGCAGCATCGTGGAGCTGAAGGCTGTGATGGACAGCTGTGTGTACAACTCCCTGCTGACCGCGACCGTCAAGGACCACAGCAAGAGGACCACCAGTGTCTTCATGTTCCAGTGTGAGGACCTCAGG GCTGATTTCATAAAACGGGACCTAGAGAGAGTGTTCCCTCACCAGAGAGATGACGTTAGCAATCACAGCAACAACAG GGGCAATCTGGAAATTATGGCTGGCCATCAAATTGTTAGGAATCTTCAGAACGCTGGCCCACCCCCTGAGCAGAGAGAATGGACTCCTCCCGAAGATCCTTCAGCTCAATGGTGCGCTCCGGACTATG ATGAAAATCCTACACCTGTACCTACACCTACACAGCCCATGCCCAGAGAAGAGCCCCCTCCTCCCAGGAAGGAAACCCCAGTTCAGCCCCTCTTTATGGAGGACGAGCCTGAGCCAGCCCTTGTCTTTCCTCCACGCCCATACACAGAGACTGATAGGAACGTG GACATTGTGAATCATATTTTCAATGACATTGAGATCTTTATGGGCCAAgttgctgctgctgcagccaaAGCCgagaagaaaataaagaaaaagaagaagaagaagaataaag GCATTAAAGGCATGCCACCAGCAGAGGAATTTGAAACCTGTCTCCAGAAAATCAAATGTGGGTTCAATCTTCTG GGGGAGCTCAATGGAAAGATTAGTAATCCCAGTGCTCCGGAATTCATCCACTGCCTCTTCTCCACCCTGGCATTT GTGGTGTCCCACTGCTCTGAGGAGCTGCCCCCCACCATCGTGGCACCCCTGCTGGAGCCTGAGTGTATCCGTCTGCTGAGTGAGGAGGCCACTCCTGAGGAGGACCAGCTGTGGCAGTCACTGGGAGACGCCTGGAACATCCCCAG TACAAAATGGCCCGAGGATGATGAGGACATCCCTACCTACACTCTGGAGTTCTATGATGGTTGGAAGCCCCTGGAGGTGACCCACTCTCTCCCAGGGAGAGAGCCTGAGAGAAGGCAGCAGAGTCAGAATCAGAGTCCGCGCTCCACCCCTGAAAAG AGGTCGGACCCATTGAAGCCTCCACCATCACG TCCAGATGAGCCAAACCCCAGTTACATGCGTGTGATGTATGACTTCACTGCAAGGAACAACAGAGAGCTGAGCATCTCCAAGGGAGAGGTGGTTCAG CTACTGGACATGTCAAAGAAATGGTGGCGAGTAAGGAGCgacagaggggaggagggctTTGTACCCAACAATTCACTGGAGTCACAGGACAAGGAGCAGGAAAAGCAG GAAACCAGTGGTCCTCCCTCCCTAACCAAGAGGTCCAAGCCTGACCAAGTGAAGGCCTGGCTGGAGTACAAGGGCTTCAGTAAAAT CACGGTGCGCTGTCTGGGTGTGCTGAGTGGCTCTATGCTCCTGGGGATGACGAGAGAGGAGCTGAAGATAGTGTGTCCTGAGGAGGGGGGGCGGGTCTTCTTTCAGCTCCAGAACATCAAGTCTGCCATGGCT CTTGCCAGTGAGGTAACGCCCATAGAGCCTTAG